The DNA sequence caaacaactgtAAGGATGAAAggaaatggtaaaaaaacaagaaaattttggcttaaaaattataaacatctTTTTTACCTGATGTGAAAAGGTATTGTGTGGTTGTGAATGAGGCATTACATTTGTTAATTGATGATGAGTTAAACTTGGATTTGACGACATTTGTTGGCGGTTCCCGCTGGAGTTGGGAATCGTACCAGGCATACCGTGTATTGAATGCCCTTGCGGATTCATCCTGGATACCTGGAAGTCTtctttaaaattgtaaatcaATTCTGCGACAACTTTCCTTTCAATatcttttacgtaacaatcaaaTAAGAATTGAAATCCCGACGAATCGAAATCGCACATCGATAGAAATCATGTTTGAATTTTAACTATAGGATTTCTATTTGGGTTAGCAGAATTTACATATCGAACacatgttaaaattaaagttcaaGTAGGCTAGaggtttttatgtttgtacGATAATATTTGATTGCATAACAATCATGTAACTAGATATTTAGCTTCTCAATCAGTAACGCACACAGTCGATAATATACGTGCCCCGGTAACGTGTAAAAACTGCTTTCTGTTTGaaaattctaaatttaaaacagcaagATTGTGTGgatatttcaaatttatatCGAAAATGGTATATTGTGTCCCGTGTAAATAAAGCTTCCCCTGCAGTGAATTTTTCGATATATTTACAGATAATGATACGTCATTTGCATCTGCTGATTACGTATAATCTCGCATGACGTATACTACGAAATCAATTCAAATGTTCGTTCTACGTAATTATTAGTCAACGAGGTTGCAGCAGTAATGCATTGTATAATCAATTATTGACGCTGGTACTTTCTAACGATGTTTGGAAAAAAGATGGACTCCTTTtgttttgggattttttctttatgaACGTCACAGACAATGTTATGACGACAACAGTTAAATCAGAAGAGTCTGTTGTTATAGCCTCTGGGCGCATGTAACAAGTGCTTGTTCTGTTTAGCTCATGCGCCAGCTCTTCAGTAACGAAAAGGAAGTAATACTTCGACGATCGCATTAAATTTTGTATACGAATTCGCGTATGGTCGCTCAGACGTCTTCTGCTGTGAACAGATCACATTTCAGGATGCTATTATGTCAGTAAAGCTGAAAACAACAATATCAATGAAAATGGCCGCCATGAAAGACTGTTTAGTGCCTTTAGTTCAagttgtgtatatatagttttatttggCTGTATATCTCGAGAGCACAGCCACAAAAACAATGGCAGACATCGGGTGTAATCAGGCAGAATCCGGTGACACACTGTTTCACAGTACAGCGACGAATCTATCTCAGCTGCTTACAGTTGTACATATATATGCGTAACGTTAGGTCTAGATTTTAGAATGACGTTTTAATAGTATAACTGTATTGGAGAAGTTTTAGTATGTTTCTTATACCGTACGCCTAAGTATATAGCATTATGTTCAGATATAGATTAACGAAAGtgtgtgttaaaaatatttgagcCTAAATGGTACGATTTCAAAGCAAACATACTGTTTGGGTCGTAATATTAATCTTGTACGGCCTATCTACCGTTTATTATATTGCTCTTACCAACTCAAGAAACTTTTTTCGTCTCAAAAATGAAGTTCAAAAAGAAATTGCGCTTCAGGCATCGAAAAGTTTTCATGGGACTGTAGCTGATGTTCAGAACGTACGTGTGGTATCTATAAGTGTTTACATAACTTCTTATAGGCTTTTCGCGTCCGGGTATATCTTTAGAGCATTGATATATACGGTATATATACTGCGGTACTAACTTGTGTTTGATTCCACATAGAATGTTGCACCAACGCAAAAAGTGGGATCATCGTCTAAGTACAGTCACCCACTATATCCTGGTTTCCCATTATCTGGAGATCTCGCCAACCCAATACCAGGTTTCAAGCTGGGGCATGCCAGCAAACAAACTAAAGTTGTAATCGGCATTCCTACGATACAGGTATACAgcttattaaaacaaaacgtcAAAcgcattgtttgtttttttaggttaacGTTTAGATGACTAACGGTGACAAAATATTGGCCACAATCTAATGTTATAATGTCCGTGTTCAACACAGTTTTACATGCTGTCCAACATGTCGCATGCTATTATTCGTAAAGTAATTTAACTGCCCTGGGAATCGGCATAAATAAGCCGTCGATTTTATTTGCGGGTTTTGCAGCGAGAAGGCATAAGTTACTTGCACCAGACGATCGATTCACTTCTGAAGAACATCGAACCCCGGCGTAACGATACAGCTATTGTAATATACATCGGAGAGTTGGACACGGAATTTGTGCGCTCCCAAGCCCGCGAAATTTCTGAAAATTTCCCGAACGAAGTCGAAGACGGTACACTGCAggtataataaacaatttctAATGTAGGAAAACCTCATTTCACATCGGCGACTTTGCCAGAAAATCCCGGCTAAAAGTAATCAAtaaactgtcattttccgacATGTAAACTGACATGGTATGACACTGAGGTTCTTTTTAAGAGTTGAGTTAATAGGCAGGCACTACCTGGGACGTGGGTGTGCCTTTCAAAGAGACCACAGCTCACATCCCATGAGTGAAAACAGAAATATGTTTCTCATTTGGCTCGACATTTCAATTTTCCGCCAACGCTACGCCATTCtacttacattttaaaacccagtttatattatttcccCGCGAAGTTCAACAAAATGTCGTTGCTTTTATAATCATCTGATTATTGGTGATAGCGGTCTAGTAGTTATTGATTAATTGACGAAAACAGGTCCCTGACCACGACGAAAAGGCGTGTGGCAACTAGCAGCTGCTGACGTTGCCAACAGTTACTGCTGGCCTTTAAATAATTCAATGAACCAACATAGCGGTGCAACTCAATCAGTGCTAATCTAGCAGTATTTAAGAACCCGGTTTAGGAAACTTTGTTTCTCATTTATGCTATTCACACACTTATTATGGACCCAGTCAACTGTTTgtgaacatttaaaacaaatgctaaatatatttaccaaattGACATAACATATTGCTAATTAAACATTGTTACGCGGCACGCATTTGTCTCTTTTCCGGCACATGACCGTTTAAGTAAgcgatatatttatatgatgtTGTTATAAAGGGGATTTTGTGGatttttcaaactaaaaataatgcaATACTTCTTAATTAAGGATGAAGTAATATACTTTCATAACTTGGTTGTACTTATATTCTTTAAATTCTTAGTAAAACTCAGTGCTAACAGCGccccaatatatatataatattaattaacatatatagtaggatggggtaagatgggacacctaaacattctattttctaggcttgtttggtagtaaacaaacaatattcaaagaattataaattctcacgacttccatagaccgttgttaattgtttacaacacGGTTCGgatgttttgatattatgcGATAAGgggtcccatattcccccacggtactatacaATAAAACCATAGTTCTCCAGTGTGACGTAGTAAGGAGAAACTTCCTTAAGCATGTTGTGAACTTAAGTTTCGTCGACGGCATGTGTAATTAGTGAGTCCCTCTGTCTCTTTAAATTAAGGTACCACAACATGATGCGTCGCGCGTGAAACCGGTCACACCCCAGACGTCCCAGCCAAACGCTAACTAACTTAATCGGCGACAAATATACGTGATATGCTTGGTAGAGCAACGAATGATATCGTATACTACCTTTCATAAAAAGCAACTATAATCAAAGTAAAATAGACCAGTGTTGTATTTTACAAGCTGTTCGGTAATATCTCTATTATATAAGTCAGTGTGTATCGTGGAACACACAAACGTGTACCGTATGTCGATATTTGGTAACTTTTATCTATTTGTATTTACACATACATACACATAGTGCTCAAATTCATTTGTTAGGTATTTTTAAATCCtctcatttttttgcaaatttactttttccacCCACAGGTAATCAGCCCCCCACTCAACTTTTACCCCGACTGGGAGGAGGTACTTCCCCCAAGTTTTGGGGACCCAAAAGAACGAATAAAGTGGCGTTCCAAGCAGAACCTAGACCAGATATTTCTAATGATGTATATTTACCATATGCACCCTGCATATTATCTTATGCTTGAGGATGATGTGTTATCAAGTGTAGGATATATGGATTCAATTATAAAGGTAACTGCTTGCTGTGATACGTATATGTTAATTATGAGTAAGTGCAACTTGCTTCATGCTTGTGTAAAGTGCCGtggacggtcgttataacatggatgttctgttttatacacctctaCATAGCGTTCTTTACATATAACAatacacaattttatttatctctttgaatgcAGTAGCGAAggtcaaataaaataaaacaaccaacagTCGGGAATATGTAACACAACGACAGTTATTAGAACACGTCACACAAAATGTTACAACTAAAACAAGGTCTTGAGACTGGTATTTTGTATTCTTACTACTGTTTAAATTGCTATATAAGTGTATAGTGAGgcggggggagatggaacacattttcatttggtagtaaacaaagaacatacagaGAATTATACAATCGTATGCTCACAACtttcatggaccgttgttaattatttaaagcatgatcgggatatttgaatattaagtgataaaggtgtcccatctttccccacagtagtCTATATTAGCCGGATCGGCCGGATGTGCGCCAAACAATCACATTGTCGTGcggtttgtgttttaaatggaACTGCATGTTACTGTGTGTCGTGATGTCACACATCATacatttataactgttttttaaacgTGCGTGATATAATGTGTTTTAGAGCACCCTAGCTATACACCTTgataaacaattatcaacatATTAATCAATGAGTTCCccatttttcacaaaatataaatgtaactgcattttaacaatgtccccctagattttgttaaaaaatgaaacaattaacatgaTGACTTTACTTACAGTTGGTATAATCGGCTCAAAATTTAATCACACACATGTAGCAACGTATACTTGGTTTGCCTTCTGAATATTGGCCTAAACTTAAGTATAAGCCGCTTTAAAAGCTGCATTAATATAACAATACGTCTAAGGATTACTCATCCCCCCCGGCTATTGATGACTGCACTGGTTAACACGTATGTGCGACTGCTGTAATGTATAGAATGTATTAACATATGTAGTATAATTACTTGAACGGCGTTACTTTACAAAGATAcgcaataaacaaatacatcaCAACTTATTAATTGGACATATATACATTTAGTACTGTGAGTGTgaagtaagatggatacctgATGTAGCAAATGATATGGTAGGGttggaaatatgggacaccttttcattctaatttattttcccactttgtggtaaacaaataccacttaaatagaccgttgttaattgtaaaacacgatcgggatatttagttattatgcgctaaaggtgtcccgtttccccccaccttactatattatatatttcgtaatcttgttttttcctgtttttctACAATTATGCCCTAATTATACAAATGTATGTCCTGAACAAATATTCCAATATTTTAGCACGCTGAGTCGATCGAATCAACCGATTATTTCTTCGTTTCGTTTTGTTCACTTGGAGCAATAGGGAAGTTATTCCGTGCTCGCACCTTACCATCATATGCAGcgtttattcatatattttggAATCGTAAGCCACTGGACTGGCTACAGGTTCGTATTATGAGCATGAATGAATATTATTATAGGCGAAAAGGTTAAGATACGTAACTGTAATTTGTCCAACATATCGGTtaccaatgggttgtctaaattaccaGTTATACACGCGATGGatattaggttgggggaacatgggacaccttttcattctactttctcgttccatttggtagtaaacaaagaacaattaaagaatttcaaaactgtatcttcacaacttctatagaccattggtaattgtttaaaacgcgatcagaatacttggataat is a window from the Ciona intestinalis chromosome 10, KH, whole genome shotgun sequence genome containing:
- the LOC100187449 gene encoding alpha-1,3-mannosyl-glycoprotein 4-beta-N-acetylglucosaminyltransferase A isoform X1, with protein sequence MVRFQSKHTVWVVILILYGLSTVYYIALTNSRNFFRLKNEVQKEIALQASKSFHGTVADVQNNVAPTQKVGSSSKYSHPLYPGFPLSGDLANPIPGFKLGHASKQTKVVIGIPTIQREGISYLHQTIDSLLKNIEPRRNDTAIVIYIGELDTEFVRSQAREISENFPNEVEDGTLQVISPPLNFYPDWEEVLPPSFGDPKERIKWRSKQNLDQIFLMMYIYHMHPAYYLMLEDDVLSSVGYMDSIIKHAESIESTDYFFVSFCSLGAIGKLFRARTLPSYAAFIHIFWNRKPLDWLQIDYVGTEVCSYDESQKECFARRKEYMKEYRPALFQHIGRISSLKGKQQLLKDNSFVG
- the LOC100187449 gene encoding alpha-1,3-mannosyl-glycoprotein 4-beta-N-acetylglucosaminyltransferase A isoform X2, producing the protein MVRFQSKHTVWVVILILYGLSTVYYIALTNSRNFFRLKNEVQKEIALQASKSFHGTVADVQNNVAPTQKVGSSSKYSHPLYPGFPLSGDLANPIPGFKLGHASKQTKVVIGIPTIQREGISYLHQTIDSLLKNIEPRRNDTAIVIYIGELDTEFVRSQAREISENFPNEVEDGTLQVISPPLNFYPDWEEVLPPSFGDPKERIKWRSKQNLDQIFLMMYIYHMHPAYYLMLEDDVLSSVGYMDSIIKHAESIESTDYFFVSFCSLGAIGKLFRARTLPSYAAFIHIFWNRKPLDWLQIDYVGTEVCSYDESQKECFARRKEYMKEYRPALFQHIGRLVGTPRM